A window of Candidatus Hydrogenedentota bacterium contains these coding sequences:
- the aroC gene encoding chorismate synthase — MNIVLMGSKGAGKSTLGTALAALTGMDTIDTDRRIETRYQETQGEAATCREIFKAAGEAGFRALERAVALESAEASYKLIITGGGMMMDPDARRALRLNAILVFLTAAPDVLWARATEKGLPPWLTGPEGRVKFEEQAAHRTEVLRPFADIVFDTTEGSPDEQAARLADYIGEELAVRQTSANTYGDVIRMTGFGESHGRAIGTVLEGMRPGIEFSEEILQEQLDRRRPGQSKVVTQRKEPDTVEILSGVFEGKTTGAPIAMVIYNQDQRSKNYDNVKDVFRPGHGDFTFYKKYGFRDYRGGGRQSGRETACRVAAGAVPLKMLKEKGVRIVAHATEVAGIEAKTVDYDFIEQNPVRCADPEAAKAMEQAILDARSDKDSVGGVIQLEIHGLPVGLGDPIFGKLDARLCTAIMTIGAIKGVEVGGGFALCKLRGSQANDAMYDGKFLSNYAGGILGGISTGDPIVLKVAVKPTASIAKQQTTTNEHGDNVEIEVLGRHDPCIVPRAVPVIEAMAALVILDAWEVQSRLNPEWAAANPL, encoded by the coding sequence ATGAATATTGTACTTATGGGTTCCAAGGGCGCCGGCAAGAGTACCCTCGGCACCGCGCTGGCGGCACTCACCGGCATGGACACCATTGATACCGACCGCCGCATTGAGACCCGCTATCAGGAAACCCAGGGCGAGGCCGCGACCTGCCGCGAGATCTTCAAGGCCGCCGGCGAGGCGGGTTTTCGCGCCCTGGAGCGCGCCGTGGCCCTGGAATCCGCGGAAGCCTCCTACAAACTGATCATTACCGGTGGCGGCATGATGATGGACCCCGATGCCCGCCGCGCCCTGCGCCTCAATGCCATACTGGTCTTTCTCACCGCCGCCCCGGACGTGCTATGGGCGCGCGCCACGGAAAAGGGGCTTCCTCCCTGGCTCACGGGCCCCGAAGGCCGCGTCAAGTTCGAAGAACAGGCCGCCCACCGCACCGAGGTGCTGCGCCCCTTTGCGGATATCGTGTTTGACACCACCGAGGGCAGTCCGGACGAGCAGGCCGCCCGACTCGCGGATTACATCGGCGAGGAACTGGCCGTGCGCCAGACCTCCGCGAATACCTACGGTGACGTGATCCGTATGACCGGCTTCGGCGAGAGCCACGGCCGCGCCATCGGCACCGTGCTCGAAGGCATGCGCCCCGGAATCGAGTTCAGCGAGGAAATCCTCCAGGAGCAACTCGATCGTCGCCGTCCGGGCCAGAGCAAGGTGGTTACCCAGCGCAAAGAGCCGGACACGGTGGAGATCCTTTCCGGCGTCTTCGAGGGCAAGACCACCGGCGCGCCCATTGCCATGGTGATTTATAATCAGGATCAGCGCTCCAAAAATTACGACAACGTCAAGGACGTGTTTCGTCCCGGCCACGGCGACTTCACGTTTTATAAGAAATACGGCTTCCGCGACTATCGCGGCGGTGGGCGTCAGTCCGGCCGCGAGACCGCGTGCCGCGTGGCCGCCGGCGCCGTGCCGCTGAAGATGCTGAAAGAAAAGGGCGTCCGCATCGTCGCCCACGCCACGGAAGTGGCCGGTATCGAAGCGAAGACCGTCGACTACGATTTCATCGAGCAGAACCCCGTGCGCTGCGCCGACCCCGAAGCGGCGAAGGCCATGGAGCAGGCCATTCTCGATGCGCGGAGCGACAAGGACTCCGTGGGTGGCGTGATCCAGTTGGAGATCCACGGGCTGCCCGTAGGCCTCGGTGACCCCATCTTCGGCAAGCTCGACGCGCGCCTCTGCACCGCCATCATGACCATCGGCGCGATCAAGGGTGTGGAAGTGGGGGGGGGCTTTGCCCTCTGCAAGCTGCGCGGCAGCCAGGCCAACGACGCGATGTATGACGGCAAGTTTCTCAGCAACTATGCCGGGGGCATTTTGGGCGGAATTTCCACGGGCGATCCAATTGTGCTGAAGGTGGCCGTAAAGCCGACCGCCTCGATTGCGAAGCAGCAAACGACGACCAACGAGCATGGGGACAACGTGGAGATTGAGGTGCTGGGTCGTCACGATCCGTGCATTGTTCCCCGTGCCGTGCCGGTCATCGAAGCGATGGCCGCCCTGGTCATTCTCGATGCGTGGGAGGTTCAGAGTCGCTTGAATCCGGAGTGGGCGGCGGCGAATCCGCTGTAA